The following are encoded together in the Anopheles nili chromosome 3, idAnoNiliSN_F5_01, whole genome shotgun sequence genome:
- the LOC128727831 gene encoding NADH dehydrogenase [ubiquinone] iron-sulfur protein 3, mitochondrial: MASILRSFVSTVAKSGVLTANGLSRTTPAVLMRYKSNEAAVESRPTVRKPDAAARSELSDFGKYVAECLPKYVQKVQLTSGDELEVLIAPEGVVPVLQFLKDHHNAQFANLVDIAGMDVPSRQYRFEIIYNILSLRYNSRIRVKTYTDELTPIDSCNEVFKAANWYEREIWDMYGVFFANHPDLRRILTDYGFEGHPQRRDFPLSGYVELRYDDEKKRVVCEPLELAQEFRKFDLSAPWEQFPNFRNANPATEEIATKPAEK; this comes from the exons ATGGCGTCCATCTTGCGATCTTTTGTCTCGACGGTCGCCAAGAGTGGCGTACTGACCGCAAACG GATTGTCTCGAACTACCCCTGCGGTATTGATGCGCTACAAGTCTAACGAAGCAGCTGTGGAATCGCGAC CAACCGTTCGTAAACCTGATGCCGCTGCTCGATCGGAGCTTTCGGATTTCGGTAAATACGTAGCGGAATGCTTGCCGAAATACGTGCAGAAAGTGCAGCTGACATCGGGCGACGAGCTGGAGGTGCTGATAGCGCCAGAAGGTGTTGTTCCCGTGTTGCAATTCCTCAAGGATCACCACAACGCCCAGTTCGCAAATCTGGTGGACATTGCCGGCATGGACGTACCGTCGCGTCAGTATCGTTTCGAAATCATCTATAACATTCTTTCGCTGCGCTACAATTCACGCATCCGTGTCAAGACCTACACCGACGAGCTCACGCCAATTGATTCATGTAACGAGGTGTTTAAAGCAGCGAACTGGTACGAACGAGAGATCTGGGACATGTACGGTGTGTTCTTCGCTAACCATCCGGATTTGCGACGCATTTTGACTGATTATGGCTTCGAGGGGCACCCGCAGCGTCGCGATTTCCCTCTGAGCGGCTACGTCGAGCTGCGCTATGACGATGAAAAGAAACGTGTTGTGTGTGAACCGCTCGAGCTGGCCCAGGAGTTCCGCAAGTTTGATCTGTCGGCGCCATGGGAACAATTCCCTAACTTCCGCAACGCCAACCCGGCCACGGAGGAAATCGCAACGAAGCCAGCAGAAAAGTAA
- the LOC128727829 gene encoding uncharacterized protein LOC128727829, giving the protein MALGIKSGISSIKWIDFQEHMLSIYHRIFECHQHADCRLIVADGELHANRLVLSMASAFFDTIFSSIMCEHVAGTDPLTVLIPDITLSAMRLILVFIHTGEVNLRLHDLASFMEGCSLLQVRGILFSGDRVGGIYVGKFPASTSAFVDEVSERVVGVEVAASESTAVLVENESHAGAEEENSLTGQLTDDGRFIADGNKHGISVMDATAAEETDDNEYYDVMEEVMANAESLPCSSGAESIPVPVTADDGCKPTATRQRSQDLAEYDTHLKQSCEAVNAGEPLTFTNPAESIPVPLTTDDLSKRTQSQQKKGLDLTEYDMRLNQASEAVLSEGISYRLASLQYNVAKSVLWRNTRKLSHAEKCSVHDELMTKPVSPVATTECDVIGPPEVCHGDIAPFETQTTQDLGSYATRLSAAIDAVLNQGVSYRIASLRYSIAKTVLWRKTMKMPRTLSQMSQKVGSARREAIDAIKSGEKLLNVSRRFEIPLSTLHRDKIRLYSSGVLPTKVTLKQRDKGEQFKQRLIEASQECVAGRMSLSEAARVYSLPKTSIWRKVRSQQADGGGCDVTAGRVKRKKKNPDDIKAQHRDVVIGAGETVWRANESMEADSGYVPVSNMDVSTADLADMKIVHIYDHHGLSDSLQ; this is encoded by the coding sequence ATGGCTCTTGGAATTAAGTCGGGAATATCCAGTATAAAATGGATTGACTTTCAGGAGCATATGCTGAGTATCTATCATCGAATCTTCGAATGCCACCAGCATGCCGACTGCCGACTGATCGTAGCAGATGGTGAACTGCATGCCAACCGGTTGGTACTGTCCATGGCATCGGCTTTCTTCGACACTATTTTCTCCTCCATAATGTGTGAGCATGTTGCTGGAACCGATCCCTTGACAGTGTTGATACCGGACATTACGTTGTCAGCTATGCGGCTGATATTGGTCTTCATTCACACCGGTGAAGTGAATCTTCGGCTCCATGATTTGGCTTCATTCATGGAGGGTTGTAGTTTACTCCAGGTACGTGGGATTCTGTTTTCCGGTGACCGAGTAGGGGGAATTTACGTGGGCAAATTCCCAGCATCTACCAGCGCGTTCGTGGACGAAGTATCAGAACGAGTCGTCGGCGTTGAAGTTGCTGCATCCGAATCAACAGCGGTTCTTGTGGAGAATGAAAGCCACGCAGGGGCTGAGGAAGAAAACTCTTTAACTGGACAGCTCACCGACGATGGCAGATTCATAGCGGATGGTAATAAACACGGTATCAGTGTAATGGATGCGACTGCTGCGGAAGAAACTGACGATAATGAATATTACGACGTGATGGAAGAGGTAATGGCGAATGCAGAATCGTTACCTTGTTCAAGTGGCGCAGAAAGTATTCCCGTTCCAGTAACAGCTGATGATGGCTGTAAGCCGACCGCGACGAGACAAAGAAGTCAAGATCTCGCAGAGTATGATACGCATCTAAAACAATCCTGCGAAGCGGTGAATGCAGGAGAACCGTTAACCTTTACAAATCCTGCAGAAAGTATTCCAGTGCCACTAACCACTGATGATCTTTCTAAGCGGACCCAATCGCAACAGAAGAAAGGTTTGGATCTCACAGAGTACGATATGCGCTTAAATCAAGCTAGCGAAGCGGTGCTCAGCGAAGGTATAAGCTACCGCCTGGCATCGCTCCAGTACAACGTCGCCAAAAGTGTTTTATGGCGAAATACAAGGAAATTATCCCATGCGGAGAAATGCTCGGTACATGATGAACTAATGACCAAGCCGGTGTCACCGGTGGCAACGACGGAATGCGATGTAATCGGACCACCTGAGGTATGCCACGGCGATATCGCACCGTTTGAAACGCAAACGACACAAGACCTCGGCAGTTACGCGACCAGACTGAGTGCAGCTATCGATGCAGTTCTCAACCAGGGTGTAAGTTACCGGATTGCGTCTCTCCGTTACAGCATCGCCAAGACCGTCCTATGGCGGAAGACGATGAAAATGCCGCGTACATTATCGCAAATGTCCCAGAAAGTAGGCAGCGCTCGGCGAGAGGCTATCGATGCGATCAAATCCGGTGAAAAACTGCTGAATGTGAGCCGCCGTTTCGAGATTCCTCTGTCGACACTCCATCGGGATAAGATACGGCTGTACAGCAGTGGCGTGCTGCCGACAAAAGTGACACTGAAGCAACGTGATAAAGGCGAACAGTTCAAACAACGACTAATCGAAGCGTCACAAGAGTGCGTTGCGGGCAGAATGTCGCTTTCAGAGGCGGCCCGGGTGTATAGCCTACCGAAAACATCTATCTGGCGAAAAGTTCGATCACAGCAAGCCGATGGTGGAGGCTGTGACGTGACAGCGGGACGtgtaaagcgaaaaaagaaaaatccagaCGATATTAAAGCTCAGCATCGTGATGTTGTAATCGGAGCAGGCGAAACCGTCTGGAGGGCGAACGAATCGATGGAGGCCGACTCAGGGTACGTTCCTGTTTCGAATATGGATGTTTCAACGGCAGATTTGGCGGATATGAAGATTGTTCATATCTATGACCATCACGGGCTTAGTGATAGTCTCCAATAA
- the LOC128727830 gene encoding double-stranded RNA-specific editase B2-like → MPNSQFNVADNISELPDQLLSMSQDMDASSNSTMEESGDTGVAFKVRRNFNKKPLNSADRKKNEKERKARQARRLRKWLMPKNAIVALHELLGPGMTEFTINTQGQETKAEIVINNVKYEATAANKNLAKAKASEKALRELTFAQMARVKQQRQDQAQQKTAGDSASDVTPMDVCVESEDLPMEHLASFALHKLFTQWEAEGFEVPLIKPGKVKGPPTPAEPGAPNPLLPKVTKTIADLPADAATRHPTALFAYMRPQVLYEDLGCSNDQTNREFSVGINVDGQQFVGKDRSKKLARKAAAIDACKTLFGVQFAETALKD, encoded by the exons ATGCCAAACAGTCAG TTCAACGTCGCTGATAACATTTCTGAGCTGCCGGATCAGTTGCTGAGTATGTCACAAGATATGGACGCCTCGAGCAACAGCACCATGGAAGAATCCGGCGATACCGGGGTCGCCTTCAAGGTGCGGCGGAACTTCAACAAAAAACCGCTCAACTCGGCTGATCGCAAAAAGAACG AGAAGGAACGCAAGGCGCGACAGGCCCGTCGGCTGCGCAAGTGGCTGATGCCGAAGAACGCGATCGTCGCGCTGCATGAGCTGCTCGGCCCGGGAATGACGGAGTTCACCATCAATACGCAAGGCCAGGAGACGAAGGCCGAAATTGTCATCAACAACGTCAAGTATGAAGCCACTGCTGCGAACAAAAACCTTGCCAAGGCAAAGGCCTCCGAGAAGGCGCTGCGCGAACTCACCTTCGCGCAGATGGCCCGCGTTAAGCAGCAACGCCAGGACCAGGCACAACAGAAGACGGCAGGTGATTCTGCTTCTGATGTCACCCCGATGGACGTATGCGTCGAGTCGGAGGATTTGCCGATGGAGCATCTTGCGTCATTCGCGCTCCACAAACTATTCACGCAGTGGGAAGCCGAAGGTTTCGAGGTTCCGTTGATCAAGCCCGGCAAGGTGAAGGGCCCACCGACGCCCGCAGAACCCGGTGCCCCGAATCCGCTGCTACCGAAGGTCACCAAGACGATTGCTGATTTGCCGGCGGATGCGGCCACTCGCCACCCAACAGCGCTGTTCGCTTAC ATGCGACCACAGGTACTATACGAAGATCTTGGCTGCAGCAACGATCAGACCAATCGAGAATTCAGCGTCGGTATTAACGTCGATGGACAGCAATTTGTCGGCAAGGACCGTTCAAAGAAGTTAGCGAGAAAGGCGGCGGCTATCGATGCCTGCAAGACGCTGTTTGGGGTCCAGTTCGCCGAGACTGCGCTGAAAGATTAG
- the LOC128726940 gene encoding eukaryotic translation initiation factor eIF1 gives MSIQNLNTFDPFADAIKGADYDVQDGLVHIRIQQRNGRKTLTTVQGLSAEYDLKKIVRACKKEFACNGTVIEHPEYGEVLQLQGDQRENICQWLTKSGLAKPEQLKVHGF, from the exons ATGTCCATCCAGAATCTTAATACATTTG ACCCATTTGCTGATGCAATAAAGGGTGCAGACTATGATGTGCAGGACGGTCTCGTGCACATAAGAATCCAGCAGAGAAATGGTCGCAAAACGCTAACCACTGTTCAGGGACTGTCGGCGGAGTACGACCTGAAGAAGATCGTGCGGGCATGTAAGAAG GAATTCGCATGCAATGGCACTGTAATTGAGCATCCTGAGTACGGCGAGGTACTGCAGCTGCAGGGTGACCAACGAGAGAACATTTGCCAGTGGCTAACGAAGTCCGGGCTTGCAAAGCCGGAGCAGTTGAAGGTGCACGGTTTCTAA